In Streptococcus pneumoniae, the sequence AGTCTATGGGGATCAGTGAATATATTTGCGATGATCATAGGAATCAAACCAATACTTGGCCCCACATAAGGAATTAAATTGGCTACACCAGAAAAAATGGCAAAAACTAAAGCATATTTTAAACCAATAATACTATAGCCAATATAAGCCAAACAACCTATAATGATTGCGTCAATCGAAACTCCACTAATATAGCGAGCAATCGTCGCATTTAAATTCTTTAATAAGCCTGCAATATGCAAGCGATCCCTCTTTAGAATCGTTCTTTCAAGCATGGGCAAGAATTTATGTCCATCTAATAAGAAATAAACCAAAAAAACTGGAGTCATAATCAAAATCAAAACAGTACTGATAAGAGCTGACAAGACGCTCCCCACACTATTTGATACGCTATTTAGGATATTTTGAAGAATATCAACATAGGATAAGTTTAACTGCTGAATTGTAGCTTCTACATCCAAATTCTGGAGCGCAGGATAATTAGATAAGTCTATGATTAAGTCTTGTACTCGACTATAAATAGTTTGACTAGATATAATCAAACTAGATAACTGATTAATCAAAATAGGTAAGAGATAGACAACACCTATGACCATTCCCCAGACCAAAGTACACAAGGTAATTAAAATACCAAGCAAACGATTGAGTTTACAGACTTTATTTAAGAAAGTAACAATAGGGTTTGTCAAATAATAAAGAAAGCCCCCTAATAAAAATGGAATCATAATTGTATTAAGCACGCTAACAAAAGGGTTAATCAAAGATCCCATCTGTCTCCATAGGTAAAAGATGATGGTTAAGAGTAAAATTTCTGTGGTCCAAAAAAATAATTTATTTCTACGAAACATGAGTTACCTCCCTCACTTTATTTTACCATATTTTCAAAAAGCTTAACAGATGAATTATTAAAGCAAGAATATTTTTTTTCTTTATGATAGAATAAGACTACTATGAAAAAAATATTTTTAACTTTGTTAACTGTCTCTCTTTTAGGGGGTGTTTCTACTGCTGTTGCTCAAGATTTTACCATTGCCGCTAAACATGCGATTGCTGTTGAGGCAAATACTGGTAAAATTCTCTATGAGAAGGATGCAACGCAACCTGTCGAAATTGCTTCCATAACAAAATTGATTACTGTTTATCTAGTCTATGAAGCTTTGGAAAACGGAAGTATTACCCTCTCCACTCCTGTAGATATTTCTGATTATCCTTATCAATTGACGACAAATTCTGAAGCCAGTAATATTCCTATGGAGGCCCGTAATTATACTGTCGAAGAGTTGCTTGAAGCAACTCTGGTATCTAGTGCCAACAGCGCCGCTATTGCCCTAGCTGAGAAAATTGCTGGCTCAGAAAAAGATTTCGTCGATATGATGCGGGCAAAACTCTTGGAATGGGGAATTCAGGATGCCACTGTTGTCAATACGACAGGTCTTAACAATGAAACTCTAGGGGATAACATTTACCCAGGTTCTAAAAAAGATGAGGAAAATAAGCTTAGTGCTTATGATGTCGCTATCGTTGCTCGCAACCTCATCAAAAAATACCCACAAGTCTTAGAAATCACCAAAAAACCTTCTTCTACTTTTGCTGGGATGACAATCACTTCAACCAACTACATGTTAGAAGGTATGCCTGCTTACCGTGGTGGTTTTGATGGGCTAAAAACAGGAACAACAGATAAGGCTGGAGAGTCTTTTGTTGGTACTACTGTCGAAAAAGGCATGAGAGTCATCACAGTTGTTTTAAATGCAGATCATCAAGACAATAATCCTTACGCTCGATTTACAGCTACATCTTCCCTAATGGATTATATTTCTTCTACATTTACACTTCGCAAAATCGTTCAACAAGGCGATGCCTATCAAGATAGCAAAGCCCCTGTACAAGATGGAAAAGAAGATACAGTAACTGCAGTGGCTCCAGAGGATATCTATCTAATCGAACGTGTTGGGAATCAATCTTCTCAATCTGTTCAATTCACACCTGATTCCAAAGCAATCCCAGCACCACTTGAAGCTGGAACAGTGGTTGGCCATTTGACTTATGAAGACAAGGACTTGATTGGTCAAGGTTACATCACCACAGAGCGCCCTAGTTTCGAAATGGTAGCAGACAAGAAAATTGAAAAAGCCTTCTTCTTAAAAGTTTGGTGGAATCAGTTTGTCCGCTTTGTTAACGAGAAATTATAAAAAATCGCGATTTTAAACCGCGATTTTTTGATACAAGTTCATCTTCAAAATCAAAGAACAAACTAGGAAGCTAGCCGCAGGTTGCTCAAAACACTGTTTTGAGGTTGTAGATGAAACTGACGAAGTCAGTAACCATACATACGATAAGGCGATGCTGACGTGGTTTGAAGAGATTTTCGAAGAGTATAAAATCAAATTTTATCCAACTGATCCCTCCATTTCATAGCTAATCAAGCGGTTCAGCTCAACTGCGTATTCCATTGGAAGTTCTTTTGTAAAGGGTTCTACAAATCCCATGACAATCATTTCAGTTGCCTCAGATTCTGACAATCCACGGCTCATGAGATAATACAATTGCTCTTCTGAAATCTTAGATACTTTGGCTTCGTGTTCCAAAGCCACTTGCGAGTTGTGAATTTCATTAAATGGAATAGTATCTGATGCTGACAAGTCATCCATGATAATGGTATCACATTCAATGTGGGAAACAGATTTCTTAGAGTTCTTGTTAAAGGTGACTTGTCCACGGTAGTCAACCTTTCCTCCACCTTTAGCGATGGATTTAGACACAATAGACGAGCTGGTATGTGGAGCATTGTGAATCATCTTAGCACCCGTGTCTTGGTGTTGCCCTGCATTAGCAAAGGCGATAGAGAGCATGGTACCACGCGCTCCTTCTCCATCAAGGTAAACAGATGGATATTTCATAGTCGTTTTGGCACCCAAGTTTCCATCAATCCACTCAACAGTGGCATCCTTTTGAGCCTTAGCACGCTTTGTTACCAAGTTATAGACGTTATCAGACCAGTTTTGGATAGTTGTATAACGCATATAAGCTCCGTCCAAAGCAAAAATTTCTACAATGGCAGCGTGTAAGCTATTGCTTGAATATGTTGGTGCTGTACATCCTTCTACGTAGTGGACGCTTGCTCCCTCATCAACGATAATCAAGGTACGTTCGAACTGACCTATATTTTCGTTATTGATACGGAAATAAGTTTGAAGTGGAATATCTACCTTGACACCTTTTGGCACGTAGATAAAAGTTCCACCCGACCATACTGCTGAGTTGAGGGCTGCCAACTTGTTATCAGTCGGCGGTACCAACTTCGCAAAGTATTGTTTAAATAAGTCTGGGTATTCCTTGAGTGCGGAATCTGTATCTGTAAAGATAATACCTAATTTTTGGAACTCTTCCTTCATGTTGTGGTAAACCACTTCTGACTCGTACTGGGCAGAAGCCCCTGCTAAATAAGCACGTTCAGCTTCTGGAATCCCGATACGTTCAAAGGTTTCTTTAATCTTTTCAGGTACATCATCCCAAGAACGGGCTGGTTTGTCAGATGGTTTTTGGTAGTAGATTAAGTCATCAAAGTCAATCTCTGACAAGTCTGCTCCCCAAGTTTGCATGGGCATTTTTTTGAAGGTTTCATAAGACTTCAAACGGAACTCCAACATCCACTCAGGCTCACCCTTAGCAGCAGATAATTCACGAATAACACCTTCGTTGAGTCCTTTTCCTGTCGATAAGACAGGCTCTACATCGTCATGGAAACCAAATTTATATTCACCAAGGTCAATTGGTTTTGGTTCTACTCTTTCTTCAGCCATAATATCCTTTCTTTCTTCATTTCTAATAATTCATAAGACAAAAGAAACTTGTCTTACTGTTTTTCTTGATTTTCAATTGTTTTCTTAAGGGCATTCCAAGCTAGGGTTGCACACTTGATTCTTTGAGGGAATTTGGCAACACCTGACAAGAATGCCGCGTCTCCAAGTTGGTCTTGACGCTCATCTTTTTGCCCTTGAACCATTTCAGAAAAAATAGTCGCCAGTTCTAAAATTTCTTGTTTGGTTTTTCCTAAAACGGCATCTGTCATCATACTAGCAGAAGCAGTTGAAATCGTGCATCCTGAATTTAGAAAAGCAATATCTTCCAAACGGTCCTCTGCATCAAACTTGACAGAGAGGTTGATGACATCCCCACAAGTCGGATTGTTGAGACTGATTTGCTCAGCGTCTTCTAACTTCCCTTGGTGATGTGGATTTTTCGAATGGTCTGCTACCACTGCCATATAAAGGCTATCTAGTTTAGAAAGTGCCATTGAAAAACTCCTTTGTCTTTTGTAGGGCATCGACTAGTTTGTCGCAATCTGCCTTGGTATTGTAGATATAAAAACTTGCACGAGCTGTTGCTGGGACTTCCAAATACTGAAGCAAGGGTTGCGCACAATGGTGACCAGCACGAACAGCCACTCCTTCATAATCCAGAGCCGTCGCAAGATCGTGAGGATGGAGATCACCTAGGTTAAAGGCAATAACACCCGAACGTTGAGCCAAATCCTGAGAACCGTAAATGGTCAATCCCTCAATTGCCTGCAGTTTTGGATAGACGTACGCAATCAATTCCTGTTCATGAGCTTCAATGGCATCCATACCAATCTTTTCCAGATAATCAACTGCAGTCGCAAGTCCAATAGCTCCTGCCATATTTGGCGTTCCAGCCTCAAATTTCCAAGGCAATTCCTTCCAACTAGCAGATTGCTCGTAGACAAAATCAATCATCTCGCCGCCAAATTCTACTGGAGACATTTGCTCAAGATACTTTTCTTTGCCGTAAAGGACACCGATACCAGTCGGACCAGCCATCTTGTGAGCCGAAAAGGCGAAAAAGTCCAGATCCAAGTCCTGGACATCAATCTTCATATGAGGTGTAGATTGAGCACCATCCACTACCATGATTGCCCCAACTTGGTGGGCTAATTGAGTGATTTCCTTGATCGGATTGACCACACCAAGAACATTGGAGGCATGAGCTAGGGAAACAAATTTAACCTTATCAGTCAATTTAGCTCGCAAATCCTCCATATCCAAGGCACCGTCTTTAAGATAGACATAGACAAGCTCTGCTCCAGTCTTTCGACAAGCTTCCTGCCATGGAATGATATTAGAATGGTGTTCCATTACTGAAATCAAGACCTGGTCTCCCTCAGTGAGAATTTCCTCAGCAAAGCGTGCCACCCAGTTAAGGCTGGTTGTCGTTCCTCTGGTAAAGAGAACTTCCTTTGTAGAGCCTGCATTAATAAACTTACGAATGGTTTCACGAGCAGCTTCATAAGAAGCTGTCGCTCGTTCCGCTAAGGTATGGACACCACGGTGAACATTGGCATTGTCCTGCTCATAGTAGCTGTTAATAGCTTTCAGAACTACTAGTGGTTTTTGTGTCGTCGCAGCATTGTCCAGATAGACCAGAGGTTCATCATTGACAATCTGATCTAAAATTGGAAAATCCTTGCGAATCGCTTCTACATCTAACATAGGCTGCCCCTTAGCGTTTTGACAATTTCTCTTCGATAGTTGCAATCATTTCATCACGAACTTCCTTGACTGGAATCTCCACGATAACAGATCCAAGGAAACCACGAACAACCAAACGCTCTGCAGTTGCCTTATCCAATCCACGACTCATGAGGTAATACATGTCTTCTGGATCAACTTGTCCGATAGACGCTGCGTGTCCTGCAGTGACATCATTTTCATCAATCAAAAGAATTGGGTTAGCATCTGAACGCGCTTGGTCTGAAAGCATGAGAACACGGCTCTCTTGTTGCGCATCTGCTCCCTTAGCACCCTTGATGATGTGGCCGATACCATTGAAAGTCAAAGTTGCTTTTTCAAGGATAACCCCATGTTGTAGGATATTTCCGATAGAGTTGCAGCCATAGTTAGTTACACGAGTATCAATCCCTTGTACCTGACGACCACTTGAAAGAGCTACAACCTTGAGGTCAGCATGGCTACCATTACCAATCAAGTCACTATCAAAATCAGCAACGACATTTCCTTCGTTCATGACACCGATAGCCCAGTCAATACTTGCATCGTTGCCTAATTTACCACGACGGCTAATGTAGGCAGTGACGTTTTCACCTAGACGGTCGATAGCAGCAAACTTGACTTGCGCACCAGAACGTGCAATCACTTCCACTGTGATATTGGCAGTTACTTTGTCACTTCCTTCACCGCGTGACTCTAAACGCTCCAGATAACTAATCTTAGAATTTTTACCAGCGATAATCATAATATGCTTGTTAAACGGCACATTGCTATCGCTATCTTGGTAGAAAATTCCTTCAATTGGCTCTGTGATTTCTACGTTATCTGGAATATAGAGTACAGCACCACTGTTAAAGTAAGCTGTGTGGTAAGCCGCCAACTTGTCATCATCATACTTAACAGATGACATGAAGAATTCTTCGATCAGCTCTGGAATTTCTTCTAAAGCTGAGTGAAAGTCTGTGAAGACAACACCCTGTTCAGCTAACTCAACTGGAGTTTGTTCGAAAACAGTTTGAGTTCCTACTTGCACCAACTTCAAGTGATGATCTAAAGCTGTGAAATATGGAACATTTGCTGATGGCTCATTTTCTGTAATCGTTCCATCACCCAGATTCCAACGGTGGAATTTGACACGCTCAATAACTGGTAATTCCAAAGTCTCAATCTTGTCAAAAGCTTTTTGACGGAGATCAGCCAACCAGCTTGGTTCAGCGTGCATTTCTGAAAAAAGTTTAATATTTTCTCTAGTCATTTACTTCTCCTAAAAGATACGAGGGAATTACAATTCTTCCTTGTAGTCGTAGCCAAGTTCTTCAGCTAGTTTTGCGTATCCTTCACGTTCCAAACGCGCAGCCAATTCTGGACCACCAGAAAGGACAACACGACCTTCCATCATCACGTGTACCACATCAGGTGTGATATAGTTCAAAAGACGTTGGTAGTGAGTGATGATCATAGCACCAAAACCTTCACCACGCATGGCATTGACACCTTTAGACACAACTTTAAGAGCGTCAATATCAAGACCTGAGTCAATCTCGTCCAAAAGAGCAAATGTTGGCTCCAACATCAAAAGTTGAAGAATTTCATTGCGTTTTTTCTCACCACCAGAGAAGCCTTCGTTGAGGTAACGCTCTGCCATTTCTTCTTTCATGTTGAGCAATTCCATTTTTTCATCTAGCTTAGTAATAAACTCACGAACTGAAATCTTCTCATCATCTTCTTTACCCGCATTCATAGCGGCACGAAGAAACTCAGCATTGGTAATTCCAGGGATTTCTGATGGGTATTGCATAGCAAGGAAAAGTCCCATACGCGCACGCTCATCCACTTCCAACTCAAGGATGTTTACGCCATCAAACAAAACTTCACCTTTAGTTACTTCATAGTTTGGATTTCCCATGATAGCGGCAGAAAGAGTCGATTTACCTGTACCATTTGGTCCCATGATAGCGGCAATTTCTCCTGTTTTCAGGGTCAGGTTAACCCCTTTTAAAATTTCTTTTCCTTCAATCTCAACGTGAAGATCTTTGATCTCTATTACTGACATGATAGTTCCTTTCTTTTTCAAAACTTTTACAGTACTTACTAGAAAAACGTCTGATTTCCCCAGAAATAGAGCAAAAATTCTATAAATATACTTTTCTAGTATAACAAAAAAAAGCCTAAAAGGCTTTGATTTTGTCTGGAAGCTGAGGGCTAGTCTTTCCTATTAAAATGCTGATCGATGACATCAACAATTTTACCCATCACATAACTGACTCGGAAATTTCTAAAGAGTAAAATTGCCCAAAAGGCTGCCATAATATAGCGGCCAGTCATCCAGGCTTCATTGAAAAAATAGGTCTCAGCAGCTGTAAATAGCGCCATAATAATAAATTGTTGTTTATTCATAAACTTATTGTATCATGAAATCTTTCTTTAGTCTTCCTCTACCTTCACTTTATCAGCCAAAAATTCAAATCCTTCTGGAATCAGGCTTTCTTCTACTTCTTTTTCAGTTTGAGAAGATTTGGCTTTGGCTGAAAAGGCTGCGCGAACTTCTTTCCATTCCTCCATGGAAATAGCTAAAATCTCAGGTGAAAAACCTGCCGCCTGACTGAGGATATTACCAAACATGGTATTGAGATTGTCTCGTTTCATAGTTTGACCAGCATTGAAGTTAGACTCAAAAGCAAGAATAGCATGGTGTTCATTGGCAGCAACCGGTTGAGAACCAACTAGCAGAGCCTTGTCCGGCCCACCTAGACTTTCAATTACCTCTCCCCAGGCATTCTGCAAACGAATTAGATTTTGACGTGCTAAATCAGGATTTTCGACGGCCTCTTGTAAGATAGATTGCACTTTATTGCGATCGACACGATAGACTGTTTTGCCCGTAGCTGGTCGACTAGGAGCTGGTGCAACTTGTTTAGGAACCGCACCTGCATTAGAAAGCTCTTGTTTGAGACGGGCAACTTCCTGTCTCAGCGTAGCAATTTCATTTTCAACCGCTCCTGATAGAGCTGGTTCGGGCTTGATTTCCGCCAAACGGACGGTCATCATTTCAGCATAAATCTTGGGCTGCAAACTAGACTTAATATCTGCTAAATTCACTGTTGCTAAGCGAATCATTTCAAACAGATTTTTTTGAGGAAGTGCCAAATTTTCTACAAAGACTGAACTATGATGAGTATTTTCTCCCCCTGTTTGAACAATTAACAAGTCTCTTAAATAGTGCAAAAGATCGGTCACAAAACGAGTCATGCTCTTACCATTGTCAAAAAGAAGATTCAAGCAAGACAAAGCTTTGGGAACATCCTGTTGAGACAAGGCCGCCACATAATCATCCAAGGCTGATAGGCTAATGGTGCCAGTAATTTCTTCAGAGATAGCAGTCGTCAGCTCATTTCCCTGTGTCAAACTCAGGGCTTGATCCAAAATAGACAAGGCGTCCCGCATTCCACCTTCCGCCCGTCTGGCAATGATTTCCACAGCCTCTGGTTCAGAACTGATATTTTCTTTTTCTAAGATATAGTGAATATGTTCCTTAATATCCTGTGTCTTAATTGATTTAAACTCAAAACGTTGCACACGGGATAGAATAGTAGCAGGAATCTTGTGCAATTCAGTAGTGGCCAAAATAAAGACTACATTCTGTGTTGGTTCTTCCAGCGTCTTTAGGAGGGCATTAAAAGCCCCTGTAGACAGCATGTGAACCTCATCTATGATATAAACCTTATAACGAGCAAGGCTAGGCGCATAGGTAGATTTATCACGAATTTCGCGAATTTCATCTACCCCATTATTAGAAGCTGCATCCATTTCAATGACATCTTCTAAACTACCGTCCGTCACTGCTTGACAAATATAGCAGTTATTGCAAGGTTCGCCACCCACTTGATTGGGACAGTTCATAGCCTTGGCAAAGATTTTAGCAACACTGGTTTTTCCCGTTCCACGAGGACCAGAAAAAAGATAAGCGTGACTTATTTTCTCTTGCTCCACCGCTTGTTTAAGAGTCTTAGCCACAACTTCTTGACCAACTAACTGGGAGAAGTTTTGACTTCTATATTTTCGATAAAGTGCTTGATACATTAAGATTTTTCCTCAAACATCGTAAAGTCCCATGTTGTCTTTTCAAGCAAAATAGCGACAAATTGTTCCAAATAATCTCGATCCATAGCATCGTAATCCTCAATCTCTGAAGAATCCAGATCCAGAACTCCAAGTAACTGACCATTCTTCATCATCGGCACCACAATTTCACTTTTAGCTAGACTATCACAAGAAATATAGTTGAGATAGGTCGTCACATCTCCAACAATAACAGTTTCCTGAAAGTGAGCTGCCTCACCACAAACACCCTTGCCTAGTGCAATACGGATGCAGGAAACACCTCCTTGGAAGGGACCTAAAACCAATTCCTTTCCATCGAACAAATAAAAGCCTGCAAATACGGTATTAGGAAAACGTGATTTTATAAGAGCACTGGCGTTGGAAAGATTAGCCAAAACATTGGTTTCGCCTTCCAATAGGAAGGACAATTCTTCATTTAACATTTGATAACGTGATTGTTTTTCTGATTTTAACATAGAACTATTATATCAAAAAAGGAGCAGAGACAAAAGAAAAATCCCTTGTTTAGTAAACAAAGGATTTTGTGAATTTTCAATTTGATTAAAGTTCGATATCACCAAACAAATCAGCCATTGAAAATCCTGTTTGTGTTTCTGGAAGTTCGAAATCACGCTTTTCTTGACGTCTTGGACGACGTGGACGAGCAGCACGTTTTTCTTCTTTTTGTCCTTCTTCTTGGGCTGGACGTTCTTCAAGAGCTTTAATAGAAAGTGACACGCGTTCTGCATCTGCGTTAACTTCAAGAACTTTAACTTGAACTTCTTGACCAACTTTAAGAGCTTCTTTTGGATTTTCAATCCGCTTGTGTGAAATTTGTGATACGTGAACAAGTCCATCGATACCTGGCAATACTTCAACAAATGCACCGAAGTCAGTCAAACGTTTAACTGTTCCTTCTACTACATCACCTTTAGCCAATTTTTGCTCAACGCCATCCCATGGTCCTGGTACTGTTGCTTTAAGTGAAAGTGATACACGTCCTTCTTCTTCGTTAAGATCAAGGATTTTCACTTCAATTTCTTCACCAACAGTTACAACTGATTTTGGTGATACGTTACGTTCATGTGACAATTCAGTCAAGTGAACCAATCCGTCAACACCACCAAGGTCGATGAAAGCGCCGAAGCTTGTGATACGAGCAACTTTACCAGTTACAACATCACCAACAGCCAATTTACCGAATACTTCAGCGCGAGCTGCTGCAGTAGCTGCTTCAACAACTTCACGACGTGAAAGGATGAAGCGGTTTTCTTTAGCGTTAACTTCTTTGATTTTAGTATCAAATTCTTGACCTACAAAACGCTCAGCGTTACGTACGAAACGAGTATCCAACATTGAAGCTGGGATAAATCCACGAACACCTTCAAATTCTACTGAAAGTCCACCTTTAACGGCACGCGTTCCTTTAACAGTAACAACTTCTTCTTCGCGACCAACAAGTTTGTCCCATGCTTTGCGAGCTTCAAGGCGTTTTTTAGATACAAGGTATGTAACTGTATCAGTATCTTTACCAACTACTTGACGAAGTACAAGAACATCCAATACTTCTCCTACTTTAACAAAGTCATTGATATCTGCATCACGATCGTTTGTCAATTCGCGAAGAGTCAAGACACCTTCAACACCAGTTCCAGAGATTGCAACGTTAGCTTGAGTCGCATCAACTGTCAATACTTCAGCACTAACAACATCACCAGTCTCAACTTGACTAACGCTATTTAGCAAATCTTCAAATTCGTTCATCTAAAAAATCCTCCAACAATCAAGTTTTTCTTAAACTTGACATACTTATAATTTTTTTCCTAAGCACCCGCAAGGACATGTTCATATCATTCACGTCTTTCAATTATAAAAATAAAATACCCTAAGATATTTTGCTTTTTATCTTGATTATTACCTAAGAACTGGGGTAGCTGGATTCGAACCAACGCATGAGGGAGTCAAAGTCCCTTGCCTTACCGCTTGGCTATACCCCATTAATGAAATGGAGAGAGAGGGATTCGAACCCCCGAACCCGAAGGAGCGGATTTACAGTCCGCCGCGTTTAGCCTCTTCGCTATCTCTCCTACAATCAACATGGACTATTATATCATGAAAATTTCAAAAAAACAAGACTTATTTTGCTAAATTATAATTTTCAATCAAAATTTCCACAGCTTTTTCCAATTTTTTATAAAAACTATCGACATTCCCATTCTTTATAATGGCAAATTGTCCGTCTAATTCGGCAATTTCTCCGATAACTTTTTTACCGATAGTCAATGTATAACCTTCAAAACTGTCTTTACCAACATTAACTTTGGCATCCGCTACTTGAATTTCGATTTTTTTATCTTTCTTGCTCATTTCATACCTCTCTTCACTTTTTCTATTTTACAAGAAAATCCTAAAACTAGCAAGAAAAAACTCTATATCAGGCTTCTCTGATATAGAGTTTTATGTAAACAACCTCAATTGATTTAGCATAGTTAATAGTTAGTAAACAAGCATAATTGACTATCCTTTTTAGGTTATCAGTGAGTCTCACCGCCTACTAACTGCAAATCCTTATCTTTGTAGTCTACAATAGCTTCAATAGCTACCTCTATGCCTCT encodes:
- the rpsA gene encoding 30S ribosomal protein S1, with the translated sequence MNEFEDLLNSVSQVETGDVVSAEVLTVDATQANVAISGTGVEGVLTLRELTNDRDADINDFVKVGEVLDVLVLRQVVGKDTDTVTYLVSKKRLEARKAWDKLVGREEEVVTVKGTRAVKGGLSVEFEGVRGFIPASMLDTRFVRNAERFVGQEFDTKIKEVNAKENRFILSRREVVEAATAAARAEVFGKLAVGDVVTGKVARITSFGAFIDLGGVDGLVHLTELSHERNVSPKSVVTVGEEIEVKILDLNEEEGRVSLSLKATVPGPWDGVEQKLAKGDVVEGTVKRLTDFGAFVEVLPGIDGLVHVSQISHKRIENPKEALKVGQEVQVKVLEVNADAERVSLSIKALEERPAQEEGQKEEKRAARPRRPRRQEKRDFELPETQTGFSMADLFGDIEL
- a CDS encoding DUF2969 domain-containing protein, with amino-acid sequence MSKKDKKIEIQVADAKVNVGKDSFEGYTLTIGKKVIGEIAELDGQFAIIKNGNVDSFYKKLEKAVEILIENYNLAK
- a CDS encoding GAF domain-containing protein, whose translation is MLKSEKQSRYQMLNEELSFLLEGETNVLANLSNASALIKSRFPNTVFAGFYLFDGKELVLGPFQGGVSCIRIALGKGVCGEAAHFQETVIVGDVTTYLNYISCDSLAKSEIVVPMMKNGQLLGVLDLDSSEIEDYDAMDRDYLEQFVAILLEKTTWDFTMFEEKS